One genomic region from Thermoleptolyngbya sichuanensis A183 encodes:
- a CDS encoding tetratricopeptide repeat protein yields the protein MTRNRQASGDGEADKVRRLPSRSPASQNARTRRGTARGARPTDAPPREPGRYESRSRSAPARRDRPFVEGIQSSAQPPLRVLSSTPRSPKVQTLPAVPADRRRDEPSAQPRSPLVRFFTSWQLWVLVATTGCVGAGVLAAALLFKLPALPNCPSIFWPTASASLRIYCAQLASNKQTVDDLLEAIALVNTLPPNHAMRPEADRHIAQWSDDILKLAEKAFHKGDLQGAIAIAERIPDNTPAFAQVEQRIQSWKETWATAEALYKQAEEALFDDDPTKAFDLAVKLLDVDNEYWKTTKYQEMVDLVTASREDGKKLAQIRRMARRGGASNLLEAIALVQEIKKTSPAYPAAQRLLNSLGKDVLNLADEYLNRRDLPGAMDLVRKIPEGARVQAEIQDFTALAQARAQAWDGSASDIEAAIAQALRIRRDRPLYGKAQQLISYWRVELQDLVHLSRAQQYADLGTVSDLRAAIAEVNNIPQGNPRSREARRLASRWTADIELREDRPTLTQAEEIARAGDADSLQAAISIARQIGSGRALSAEARDRIQTWQQQLVALQAPPPVEPVPVFASRPSDPVVLDNGLPSTLRTVPAPSPASSPDEGNPRDFASVDRSTLQLAQSAASAGTPSMLISAIQTADRIPTSSTQRPEADRLIAEWSDQVLQIAQQTAAESLEGAIAIAKGIPPRTPAYAPAQLWIEQWRQQSLNANTVQFPNP from the coding sequence ATGACGAGAAACCGACAGGCATCAGGAGACGGGGAGGCAGACAAGGTGCGTCGCCTGCCCAGCCGTTCGCCTGCGTCCCAAAACGCTAGGACTCGTCGGGGCACGGCTCGGGGCGCCCGGCCCACAGATGCCCCGCCGCGAGAGCCAGGTCGGTATGAGTCGCGCAGTCGGTCTGCGCCTGCTCGGCGCGATCGCCCCTTCGTTGAAGGGATACAGTCGTCTGCTCAGCCCCCGCTGCGGGTTCTGTCCTCGACTCCGCGATCGCCCAAGGTTCAGACGCTCCCTGCTGTGCCTGCCGACCGCCGCAGGGACGAACCATCGGCGCAGCCCCGCAGTCCCTTGGTGCGATTTTTCACAAGCTGGCAGCTTTGGGTGTTGGTGGCGACGACGGGCTGCGTTGGAGCGGGCGTGCTGGCGGCGGCGCTGCTGTTCAAGCTGCCTGCTTTGCCCAACTGTCCGTCGATTTTCTGGCCGACGGCTTCGGCATCCCTGCGGATTTACTGCGCCCAGCTTGCGTCTAATAAGCAAACGGTGGACGACCTGCTAGAGGCGATCGCCCTGGTGAACACGCTGCCGCCCAACCACGCCATGCGTCCCGAAGCCGATCGCCACATCGCGCAGTGGTCAGACGATATCTTGAAACTGGCTGAGAAAGCCTTCCACAAGGGCGACCTTCAGGGGGCGATCGCCATCGCCGAGCGCATTCCCGACAACACACCCGCCTTTGCCCAAGTCGAGCAGCGCATCCAGTCTTGGAAAGAGACTTGGGCAACCGCCGAAGCCCTCTACAAGCAGGCAGAAGAAGCCCTGTTTGACGACGACCCCACCAAGGCCTTTGATCTGGCGGTGAAGCTGCTCGACGTGGACAACGAATATTGGAAAACCACCAAATATCAGGAAATGGTGGATTTGGTCACGGCCTCGCGGGAAGACGGCAAAAAGTTGGCTCAGATTCGCCGTATGGCGCGGCGTGGCGGTGCGAGTAACCTGCTAGAGGCGATCGCCTTGGTGCAGGAAATCAAGAAAACCAGCCCTGCCTATCCCGCGGCCCAGCGGTTGCTCAACAGCCTGGGCAAAGACGTGCTGAACCTGGCGGATGAATACCTGAATCGGCGCGACCTCCCCGGCGCGATGGATCTGGTTCGCAAGATTCCCGAAGGGGCGCGCGTGCAGGCAGAAATTCAGGACTTCACGGCGCTGGCCCAGGCGCGGGCCCAGGCATGGGACGGCAGCGCCTCGGATATCGAAGCTGCGATCGCCCAGGCGCTCCGCATTCGGCGCGATCGCCCGCTCTATGGCAAAGCCCAGCAGTTGATTAGCTATTGGCGTGTCGAGCTACAGGATCTAGTGCATCTGTCCCGCGCCCAGCAATATGCGGATTTGGGCACAGTGAGTGACTTGCGGGCGGCGATCGCCGAAGTCAACAACATTCCTCAAGGGAATCCTCGCAGCCGCGAAGCCCGCCGCCTAGCCAGCCGCTGGACCGCCGACATCGAGCTACGAGAAGACCGCCCCACGCTGACCCAAGCCGAGGAAATTGCCCGCGCAGGCGATGCCGACTCGCTGCAAGCGGCCATCAGCATCGCTCGCCAAATCGGTTCTGGTCGCGCCCTGTCTGCCGAAGCCCGCGATCGCATCCAAACCTGGCAGCAGCAGCTCGTCGCCCTGCAAGCGCCACCCCCTGTCGAACCGGTTCCTGTGTTTGCGTCGCGCCCGTCTGATCCGGTCGTGCTAGACAACGGTCTGCCGTCTACCCTCCGCACAGTGCCCGCGCCCTCACCTGCCAGCAGCCCTGATGAGGGCAACCCGCGAGATTTCGCGTCCGTCGATCGCTCGACGCTCCAGCTTGCCCAGAGCGCTGCCAGCGCCGGTACGCCCTCCATGCTGATTTCTGCGATTCAAACCGCAGATCGAATTCCCACCAGCAGCACCCAGCGCCCCGAAGCCGATCGCCTGATTGCCGAATGGAGCGATCAGGTCTTGCAAATTGCCCAGCAAACCGCCGCCGAGAGCCTAGAAGGGGCGATCGCCATTGCCAAAGGCATTCCCCCCCGCACCCCCGCCTACGCGCCAGCCCAGCTTTGGATTGAGCAGTGGCGACAGCAATCGCTCAATGCCAACACGGTTCAGTTCCCGAACCCGTAG
- the hslO gene encoding Hsp33 family molecular chaperone HslO, whose product MADQLVRATAAGGGIRVVGAVTTRLTEEARQRHKLSYVATAALGRTMVSGLLLASSMKRPESRVNIRVRGSGPLGVVFADAGLDGTVRGYVQNPDVELPTNSRGKLDVGAAVGSEGFLYVVRDIGFGYPYSSTVELVSGEIGEDVANYLVTSEQTPSALLVGVFVDPNGVTAAGGMLVQVLPKAARDEALVEKLESRLAALSGFTRLLNEGKTLPQIFTDLMGDMDLQILPESQMLRFHCGCTFDRMLGALKLLGEEELRDMIVKDDGAEATCHFCNEVYRASSNELEQLIQELQTESVG is encoded by the coding sequence ATGGCAGATCAGCTCGTGCGGGCAACCGCAGCCGGAGGCGGTATTCGGGTTGTGGGCGCAGTCACCACCCGCCTCACAGAAGAAGCCCGCCAGCGCCACAAGCTTTCCTACGTTGCCACGGCTGCCCTGGGGCGGACGATGGTTTCCGGGCTGCTGCTGGCCTCCAGCATGAAGCGACCCGAATCGCGGGTTAATATTCGCGTGCGCGGCAGCGGCCCCCTGGGGGTGGTCTTTGCAGATGCGGGGCTAGACGGCACCGTGCGCGGCTATGTGCAAAATCCTGATGTAGAACTTCCCACCAACAGTCGGGGAAAGCTCGACGTAGGCGCGGCGGTTGGTTCCGAAGGATTTCTCTACGTGGTGCGCGATATCGGCTTTGGCTATCCCTATTCCAGCACGGTGGAACTGGTGTCGGGCGAGATTGGCGAAGACGTGGCCAACTATCTGGTGACTTCAGAGCAAACGCCCTCAGCGCTGCTGGTCGGCGTGTTTGTCGATCCCAATGGCGTGACGGCGGCAGGCGGGATGCTGGTGCAGGTGTTGCCCAAAGCCGCCCGCGACGAAGCCTTGGTCGAAAAGCTGGAATCTCGGCTGGCGGCGCTGTCTGGCTTTACCAGACTGCTGAATGAGGGCAAAACCCTGCCGCAGATTTTTACGGACTTGATGGGCGATATGGATTTGCAAATCTTGCCCGAAAGCCAGATGCTACGGTTTCACTGCGGCTGCACGTTTGACCGGATGCTGGGTGCACTCAAGCTTCTGGGCGAAGAGGAACTGCGCGACATGATCGTCAAAGACGACGGCGCAGAAGCCACCTGCCATTTTTGCAATGAGGTTTATCGGGCTAGCAGCAACGAGCTAGAGCAGTTGATTCAAGAGTTGCAAACCGAATCGGTTGGCTAG
- the pheT gene encoding phenylalanine--tRNA ligase subunit beta: MRISLNWLRELVDINVSPEALADMLTMAGFEVEEIEDRRTWADGVVVGRVLERQPHPNADKLSVCTVDIGADAPSTIVCGAANVRADIYVPVATLGTHLPIIDLTIRPRKLRDVPSEGMICSLAEVGLAKESEGIHIFPQDSLQVGMDARPLLGLDDVILDLTSTANRADALSMVGIAREVAALTGATLKLSEVPELPVKSGGKDLALRISEPGACPIYMGTVIKGVAIAPSPEWLQRRLQAAGTRPINNVVDVTNYVLLEWGQPLHAFDGDRLRAIAGSSDLTLGVRFARNGETLTTLDSQARKLTDQTLLITANDQPVALAGVMGGENSEVYADTTNLVLEAAVFDSVAIRRSARSQGLRTEASARYERGVNSAELELACRRALALLGELAGGTVDIQTVADARPGGAMATRTIELRLERLNQVLGPIELDKEARPGEGEIGDLPPTEVERILTALGCELTPISAAGDVWRVSVPPYRHRDLEREIDLIEEVARVYGYNNFCDTLPAKTELGFLSPDYALTRQIHHAFKAVGLTEVIHYSLVKPDGDNQIALSNPLFVEYSALRTEMLTALIDAFQYNLEQGNGALNAYEIGRVFWREEDGLYEGDRLAGIMGGDASVGRWVRSGREQPMTWFEAKGVLESAFRQLGIAVEFQPDRRNPLLHPGRTASLWVQGERLGTFGQIHPQERQRRGLPDEVYAFELDLDLLLEDMSDEARITPIFKPYSAYPASDRDLAFFAPIQFSVAEIERAIRKTAGKLLDSVELFDEYRGESVPEGKRSLAFRLVYRASDRTLTDEDIEPVHQKVREALQEKFQVSLRS; this comes from the coding sequence ATGCGAATTTCTCTGAACTGGTTGCGAGAGCTAGTCGATATCAACGTATCTCCAGAAGCGCTGGCGGATATGCTGACGATGGCGGGGTTTGAAGTCGAAGAGATTGAGGATCGCCGCACTTGGGCGGATGGCGTGGTGGTGGGTCGCGTGCTGGAGCGTCAGCCCCATCCCAATGCCGACAAGCTGAGCGTGTGTACGGTGGACATTGGAGCCGACGCACCTTCCACGATTGTCTGCGGCGCGGCCAATGTGCGGGCAGATATCTACGTGCCCGTGGCGACGCTGGGGACGCACCTGCCGATAATTGACCTGACGATTCGCCCCCGGAAGCTCCGGGATGTGCCCTCGGAAGGGATGATTTGTTCGCTGGCAGAGGTGGGGCTGGCGAAGGAGTCAGAAGGGATTCATATCTTTCCGCAGGACTCGCTTCAGGTGGGCATGGATGCCCGTCCGCTGCTGGGTTTGGACGATGTGATTTTAGACCTGACTTCTACGGCAAACCGGGCCGATGCGCTGAGCATGGTGGGCATTGCGCGGGAGGTGGCGGCGCTGACGGGTGCAACACTCAAGCTGTCGGAGGTGCCCGAATTGCCTGTAAAGTCCGGTGGAAAAGATTTGGCGCTGCGGATTTCGGAGCCGGGGGCCTGCCCGATTTACATGGGGACGGTGATCAAAGGCGTGGCGATCGCCCCTTCTCCCGAATGGCTGCAACGGCGGCTCCAGGCAGCGGGAACTCGTCCGATTAACAACGTGGTGGACGTGACCAACTACGTGCTGCTGGAGTGGGGGCAGCCGCTGCACGCCTTTGATGGCGATCGCCTGCGTGCGATTGCGGGTTCTTCGGATCTGACGCTGGGCGTGCGCTTTGCCCGCAACGGCGAAACCCTGACCACGCTGGATAGCCAGGCGCGAAAGCTGACGGATCAAACCCTGCTGATCACCGCCAACGACCAGCCCGTGGCGCTGGCAGGCGTGATGGGGGGTGAAAACAGCGAAGTTTATGCCGATACGACGAATCTGGTGCTAGAAGCGGCAGTGTTTGACTCGGTGGCGATTCGTCGATCAGCGCGATCGCAGGGACTCCGCACCGAAGCCTCGGCCCGCTACGAGCGCGGCGTAAATTCTGCGGAACTCGAACTGGCCTGTCGGCGGGCCCTGGCGCTGCTGGGGGAACTGGCGGGCGGCACGGTGGACATACAAACGGTGGCGGATGCTCGGCCGGGCGGCGCAATGGCAACGCGCACGATTGAACTGCGGCTGGAGCGGCTAAACCAAGTGCTTGGCCCCATCGAACTAGACAAAGAGGCGCGTCCGGGCGAAGGCGAAATTGGCGACTTGCCGCCCACCGAGGTAGAGCGGATTTTGACGGCGCTGGGCTGCGAACTCACCCCGATTTCGGCGGCGGGCGACGTGTGGCGAGTGAGCGTGCCGCCCTATCGTCACCGAGATCTGGAACGCGAAATCGATCTGATCGAGGAAGTGGCGCGGGTTTACGGCTACAACAACTTCTGCGATACGCTGCCTGCCAAGACCGAACTGGGCTTCCTGTCGCCCGACTACGCGCTAACGCGGCAAATTCACCATGCCTTCAAAGCGGTGGGGCTGACGGAGGTGATTCACTATTCGCTGGTGAAGCCGGACGGCGACAACCAGATTGCCCTCAGCAATCCGCTGTTTGTGGAATATTCTGCGCTGCGGACTGAAATGCTGACGGCGCTGATCGATGCCTTCCAGTACAATCTGGAGCAGGGCAACGGGGCGCTCAATGCCTACGAAATCGGGCGTGTGTTTTGGCGCGAAGAGGACGGGCTATATGAGGGCGATCGCCTCGCGGGAATCATGGGCGGTGATGCGTCGGTCGGGCGCTGGGTTCGCAGCGGCCGCGAACAGCCGATGACCTGGTTTGAGGCCAAGGGCGTGTTAGAGAGCGCGTTTCGACAGCTTGGCATAGCGGTTGAATTTCAGCCCGATCGGCGGAACCCGCTGCTGCATCCCGGACGGACGGCCTCGCTGTGGGTGCAGGGCGAGCGGCTGGGTACGTTTGGACAGATCCACCCCCAAGAACGCCAGCGCCGGGGACTGCCGGATGAGGTCTATGCCTTCGAGCTAGACCTGGACTTGCTGCTGGAAGATATGTCTGACGAAGCCAGGATTACGCCGATCTTCAAGCCCTACTCCGCCTATCCAGCCTCCGACCGAGATCTGGCGTTCTTTGCGCCCATACAGTTTTCAGTTGCGGAAATTGAGCGGGCAATTCGCAAGACGGCAGGCAAACTGCTCGACTCGGTAGAACTGTTTGATGAATATCGCGGCGAGTCAGTGCCCGAAGGCAAGCGCAGTCTGGCATTTCGACTGGTCTACCGGGCGAGCGATCGCACGCTAACGGACGAAGACATCGAGCCGGTTCATCAGAAAGTCCGCGAAGCGCTCCAAGAGAAGTTCCAGGTGAGCTTGCGGAGCTAA
- a CDS encoding Ppx/GppA phosphatase family protein has product MISVFSKRKSVLPTPISSAVIQDRILAAIDVGTNSIHMVVVKIDPTLPAFTIINREKTTVRLGDRDRATGNLTQAAMERAIATLRRCQDIAQMHHAEAIVAVATSAVREAPNGRDFLQLVENELGLEIDLISGQEEARRIYLGVLSGVAFNEQPHAIIDIGGGSTELILGDGHEPRCLTSTKVGAVRLTTEMVSTDPISSSEFNYLRAYVRGMLERSVDELLSKVRAGETPRLVGTSGTIETLATLHAREHTGTVPDPLHGYQIPLADLREMVNRLRRMTMAERAALPGMSDRRAEIIVAGALILQEAMELLRLDSVTICERSLREGLVVDWMLTHGLIEDRLRFQSSIRQRSVLRAAQKYQVNLPYAERVATFALSLFDQTQGILHNWGHEERELLWAAAMLHNCGHFISHSAHHKHSYYLIRNGDLLGYTEIEIEAIANLSRYHRKSCPKKKHDNYRSLTTKKHRKVVEQLNTLLRIAVALDRRQIGAIDSITCEVVPAQQEFRLLIHPTHPNDDCALELWSLDGKKGCFEEEFGLKVVPKLVPLPPDAGSYLT; this is encoded by the coding sequence ATGATTAGTGTGTTCTCTAAGCGCAAAAGTGTGCTGCCAACCCCCATTTCCTCTGCCGTGATTCAAGATCGCATCCTGGCCGCGATTGATGTAGGGACGAACTCGATCCACATGGTGGTCGTCAAGATTGACCCCACGCTGCCTGCGTTCACCATTATTAACCGAGAAAAGACGACGGTGCGTCTGGGCGATCGCGATCGCGCTACGGGCAATCTGACTCAGGCGGCCATGGAACGGGCGATCGCCACGCTGCGCCGCTGTCAGGACATTGCCCAGATGCACCACGCCGAGGCGATCGTAGCTGTGGCCACCAGCGCCGTGCGCGAAGCCCCCAACGGACGAGACTTTTTGCAACTGGTAGAAAACGAACTGGGGCTGGAGATTGACCTGATTTCGGGGCAGGAAGAGGCCCGGCGAATCTATCTGGGCGTACTGTCGGGGGTGGCGTTTAACGAACAGCCCCACGCGATTATCGACATCGGCGGCGGCTCGACGGAGCTAATCTTGGGCGATGGCCACGAGCCGCGCTGCCTCACTAGCACCAAGGTCGGCGCAGTGCGGCTGACGACGGAGATGGTCAGCACCGACCCCATCAGCAGCAGCGAGTTTAACTACCTGCGGGCTTACGTGCGCGGGATGCTGGAGCGCTCGGTGGACGAACTGCTGAGCAAAGTTCGCGCTGGGGAAACCCCCCGTCTGGTGGGAACCTCCGGCACCATTGAGACGCTGGCCACCCTGCACGCCCGCGAACACACGGGCACCGTGCCCGATCCGCTGCATGGCTACCAGATTCCCCTAGCGGATTTGCGCGAAATGGTGAATCGGCTGCGCCGCATGACGATGGCCGAGCGAGCCGCCCTGCCAGGAATGTCGGATCGGCGAGCAGAGATTATCGTGGCGGGGGCGCTGATTTTGCAGGAGGCGATGGAGCTACTGCGGCTGGATTCGGTGACGATTTGCGAGCGATCGCTCCGAGAAGGACTCGTGGTGGACTGGATGCTGACCCACGGGCTAATCGAAGACCGTCTGCGCTTCCAAAGCTCCATCCGCCAGCGCAGCGTCCTCCGCGCCGCCCAAAAATATCAGGTGAACCTGCCCTACGCTGAACGGGTGGCAACCTTTGCACTCAGCCTGTTTGACCAGACCCAGGGCATCTTACACAACTGGGGGCACGAGGAGCGAGAACTGCTGTGGGCAGCCGCCATGTTGCACAACTGTGGACACTTTATCAGCCACTCTGCCCACCATAAACATTCCTACTACCTGATTCGCAATGGCGACCTGCTGGGCTACACGGAGATTGAAATTGAGGCGATCGCCAATTTGTCCCGCTATCACCGCAAGAGCTGTCCCAAGAAAAAGCACGACAACTACCGCAGCCTGACCACCAAGAAACACCGCAAAGTCGTCGAACAGCTCAACACGCTGCTGCGGATAGCGGTCGCCCTCGATCGTCGCCAAATCGGGGCGATCGACAGCATCACCTGCGAGGTAGTGCCTGCTCAGCAAGAGTTTCGCCTGCTGATCCATCCAACCCACCCCAACGACGATTGCGCTCTGGAACTGTGGAGCCTGGATGGCAAAAAGGGCTGTTTTGAAGAAGAGTTTGGGCTGAAAGTCGTGCCCAAGCTAGTGCCGTTGCCCCCTGACGCTGGCTCCTACTTGACCTAG
- a CDS encoding HEAT repeat domain-containing protein — MSQLSLEQIKTQLDSPKSSDRMVALAMLRDVPPESAVPLILKVLDDESLQVRSMAVFALGIKQTDECYPILAQILENDPDYGIRADAAGALGYLGDSRAVEPLLRAFYEDTDWLVRFSAAVSLGNLQDPRARHALLQALESDEVVLHQAAIAALGELQDLEAVEAILRFVDSPDWLVRQRLAEALGNLPTPKSIAALRYLLRDSHPHVSDAAALSLQKLEAVE, encoded by the coding sequence ATGAGTCAACTCAGCCTGGAGCAGATCAAGACCCAACTCGACAGTCCCAAGTCGAGCGATCGCATGGTCGCCCTGGCCATGCTGCGCGACGTGCCTCCCGAATCCGCTGTGCCGCTGATTCTCAAGGTGCTAGATGACGAAAGCCTACAAGTGCGCTCAATGGCCGTGTTTGCCCTGGGGATCAAGCAGACCGACGAGTGCTACCCCATCCTGGCGCAGATTTTGGAAAACGACCCCGACTACGGCATCCGCGCCGATGCGGCTGGGGCGCTGGGCTACTTGGGCGACTCTCGTGCCGTCGAGCCATTGCTGCGGGCATTTTACGAAGATACCGACTGGCTGGTGCGCTTTAGCGCCGCCGTATCGCTGGGCAATCTGCAAGACCCCCGTGCCCGCCATGCCTTGCTGCAAGCGCTGGAGAGCGATGAGGTTGTGCTGCATCAGGCGGCGATCGCCGCTCTCGGCGAACTGCAAGACCTAGAAGCGGTCGAGGCGATCCTGCGATTTGTGGACTCGCCCGACTGGCTGGTTCGTCAGCGCCTCGCCGAAGCCCTGGGCAACCTGCCCACCCCCAAGAGCATTGCTGCGCTGCGATACCTGCTGCGCGACAGCCACCCCCATGTGTCGGACGCGGCGGCGCTGTCGTTGCAAAAGCTGGAAGCAGTGGAGTGA
- the argB gene encoding acetylglutamate kinase — MLTSEYIEKAEATRVRVLSEALPYIQQFAGRVVVVKYGGAAMKDSNLKETVIRDIVFLSCVGLRPVVVHGGGPEINTWLDKLGIEAQFKNGLRVTDAATMDVVEMVLVGRVNKELVALVNQAGGSAVGLCGKDANLIKARPQGEEGIGFVGEVQSTDTKLIEALVREGYIPIVSSVAADDRGQAYNINADTVAGELAAALGAEKLILMTDTPGILKNYHDLSTLIPRLDIQEARRLIESGIVSGGMIPKVNCCVRSLAQGVKAAHIIDGRLPHALLLEIFTDAGIGSMLVASDFMG, encoded by the coding sequence ATGCTGACCAGCGAATATATTGAAAAAGCCGAAGCCACTCGCGTGCGAGTCCTCAGTGAGGCCCTGCCCTACATTCAGCAGTTTGCGGGGCGCGTCGTGGTGGTGAAGTATGGCGGCGCAGCCATGAAAGATAGCAACCTCAAGGAAACCGTCATCCGCGATATTGTGTTTCTCTCCTGTGTGGGGTTGCGGCCCGTGGTGGTGCATGGTGGCGGCCCCGAAATCAACACCTGGCTGGACAAGCTGGGCATTGAGGCGCAGTTCAAAAACGGGCTGCGCGTCACCGATGCGGCCACGATGGACGTGGTAGAGATGGTGCTGGTGGGCCGGGTGAACAAAGAACTGGTAGCCTTGGTGAACCAGGCGGGCGGCTCGGCGGTTGGGCTGTGCGGCAAAGATGCAAACCTGATCAAAGCGCGACCCCAGGGCGAAGAGGGCATCGGCTTTGTGGGCGAAGTGCAAAGCACCGATACCAAGCTGATCGAGGCGCTGGTGCGCGAGGGCTATATCCCCATCGTGTCTAGCGTGGCCGCAGACGATAGAGGGCAGGCCTACAACATCAACGCCGATACAGTGGCGGGGGAACTGGCGGCTGCGCTGGGGGCCGAAAAGCTAATCCTGATGACCGACACACCGGGCATTTTGAAAAACTACCACGACCTTTCGACGCTGATTCCCCGGCTGGATATCCAGGAAGCGCGGCGGCTCATCGAGTCGGGTATTGTCTCCGGCGGCATGATTCCCAAGGTCAACTGCTGCGTGCGATCGCTCGCCCAAGGGGTCAAGGCAGCCCACATCATCGACGGTCGCTTGCCCCACGCCCTGCTGCTGGAGATCTTTACTGACGCGGGCATTGGCTCTATGCTAGTTGCCTCAGACTTTATGGGATAG
- a CDS encoding acyltransferase family protein, which translates to MNPPGISALDRATVDAFRTGAQSQRIALIDYAKGIGIFLVVLGHVLRGLTGTVLRENALTQALDQWIYAFHMPLFFFLSGYLAERSVSKPLGTAISSKLRAIAYPYFLWSVIQETLRHLAGISDQPLSSLWRITYLPILQFWFLYVLFAVSLVYLLLRKLKVPVAVCFAGFALLFASEFIDLSLGPWPVLYMIRLNAVYFGLGAIARRVDWVGQIQRVQHSILLPSAFFGFSLIALAAIVNLTRLELWLFPLAVLGIFASLSLSAYLDTVQRVSVLQTWGLRSLEIFVAHTIFTAAARIVLQTGLHIHQPVIHILVGTAVGLGASLWLYRLCMQLRLPYLFRLQSASAS; encoded by the coding sequence ATGAATCCGCCAGGCATTTCTGCACTCGATCGGGCGACGGTTGACGCATTCCGCACCGGCGCTCAGTCCCAGCGTATCGCTTTGATTGACTATGCAAAGGGCATTGGCATTTTTCTGGTCGTCTTAGGGCACGTCCTCCGGGGGCTAACTGGTACTGTTTTGCGGGAAAACGCCCTGACTCAAGCCCTCGACCAGTGGATCTATGCCTTTCACATGCCCCTGTTCTTTTTTCTGTCTGGCTACCTCGCCGAGCGTTCTGTCTCAAAACCGCTCGGCACAGCGATTTCTAGCAAGCTGCGGGCGATCGCCTATCCCTATTTCCTGTGGTCGGTGATTCAGGAAACGCTGCGCCACCTCGCAGGGATCAGCGACCAGCCCTTGAGCAGCCTCTGGCGCATCACGTATCTTCCTATTCTGCAATTCTGGTTTCTCTACGTCTTGTTTGCGGTTTCGCTCGTGTACCTGCTGCTGCGAAAGCTAAAGGTTCCTGTTGCAGTCTGCTTCGCGGGGTTTGCGCTGCTATTTGCTTCCGAGTTTATCGACCTCAGCCTTGGCCCCTGGCCAGTGCTGTACATGATTCGGCTCAACGCGGTTTACTTTGGACTGGGGGCGATCGCCCGCAGGGTCGATTGGGTCGGGCAAATCCAGCGGGTGCAGCATTCTATCCTGCTGCCCAGCGCCTTCTTCGGGTTCAGTCTCATTGCCCTGGCTGCCATCGTCAATCTAACCCGTCTCGAATTGTGGCTATTTCCGCTGGCGGTGCTGGGTATCTTTGCCAGCCTATCGCTGTCTGCCTATCTAGATACCGTCCAGCGCGTTTCCGTGCTGCAAACCTGGGGACTGCGCTCCCTAGAAATTTTCGTGGCTCATACGATTTTCACGGCTGCTGCCAGGATTGTTCTGCAAACGGGGTTGCACATTCACCAGCCTGTTATTCATATCCTTGTGGGCACAGCGGTTGGGCTGGGCGCGTCTCTGTGGCTATATCGCCTGTGTATGCAACTCCGCCTGCCATATCTATTTAGATTACAATCCGCATCTGCCAGTTAG